A region of Nostoc sp. 'Peltigera membranacea cyanobiont' N6 DNA encodes the following proteins:
- a CDS encoding 2TM domain-containing protein gives MPPRWPRKPDRKDPDYRKIDDRMNFATHVAIAATINSGLWFFHILKDTTWEWLPWVTLSWTGIVLVHLIYISAIANYTEAPPKST, from the coding sequence ATGCCTCCTCGTTGGCCTCGCAAACCCGATCGCAAAGACCCTGATTATCGCAAGATCGATGACCGGATGAATTTTGCCACCCATGTAGCGATCGCTGCTACGATTAATTCTGGCTTGTGGTTTTTCCACATTTTGAAAGATACTACCTGGGAGTGGCTGCCTTGGGTAACTTTAAGTTGGACAGGAATAGTGCTGGTGCATTTGATTTATATTAGTGCGATCGCTAACTACACCGAAGCTCCACCCAAATCCACCTGA
- a CDS encoding Uma2 family endonuclease — MTIFEQIDPDLLYPDSDGKPMADNTEQYRWIVLIKENLEILFANNENVLIAGDLLWYPVRSRLITPTAPDVMVVFGRSKGKRRSYRQWQEDNIPPQVVFEILSYSNDTKEMERKLEFYDTYGVEEYYLYDPESFQLDGWLRQNNHLNKLWQMDGWVSPRLGIRFQTGLGELVIYHPDGQRFLNSLELNQRAEQAELLVEQERQRAEQERQRAEQLAAYLRNLGIDPDNLP; from the coding sequence ATGACGATCTTTGAGCAAATAGACCCCGATCTCCTCTATCCAGATAGTGACGGCAAACCAATGGCAGACAATACAGAACAATATCGTTGGATTGTCCTGATTAAGGAGAATTTAGAGATTCTGTTTGCTAATAATGAGAATGTTTTGATTGCGGGAGATTTACTTTGGTATCCTGTTCGTTCTCGGCTGATTACACCGACTGCACCTGATGTAATGGTTGTTTTCGGTAGATCAAAGGGAAAACGTCGTTCCTACCGTCAGTGGCAAGAAGATAATATTCCACCGCAAGTAGTCTTTGAGATTCTTTCTTATAGTAACGATACCAAGGAAATGGAGCGGAAGCTGGAGTTTTACGATACTTACGGTGTTGAAGAATATTATTTATACGATCCTGAAAGCTTTCAACTAGATGGCTGGTTGCGGCAAAATAACCATTTGAATAAGCTATGGCAAATGGATGGTTGGGTCAGCCCCCGCTTAGGAATTAGATTTCAAACTGGGCTTGGGGAGTTAGTAATTTACCATCCAGATGGACAAAGATTTTTGAATTCCCTGGAACTTAATCAACGGGCAGAACAAGCTGAGTTATTGGTAGAACAAGAACGCCAACGCGCTGAACAAGAACGTCAACGCGCTGAACAGTTAGCAGCATATTTGCGTAATCTCGGCATTGATCCTGACAATCTGCCGTGA
- the moaC gene encoding cyclic pyranopterin monophosphate synthase MoaC, producing MTQDNFSSNFASLTHLDRQGQAQMVDVTGKAPTIRQAVAAANVRMLPTTFAAIQAGNVPKGDVLATARLAGIMAAKQTAALIPLCHPLPLQKIAVEITPDPHLPGYQIQATVKTKAETGVEMEALTAVSVAALTLYDMAKALEKSIQIESIRLISKSGGKSGDYSLLEQ from the coding sequence ATGACGCAAGATAATTTTTCATCTAATTTTGCCAGCTTAACCCATCTAGATCGCCAAGGACAGGCACAGATGGTAGATGTGACGGGTAAAGCACCCACCATCCGCCAAGCAGTAGCTGCGGCAAATGTACGAATGCTGCCAACAACCTTCGCTGCCATTCAAGCCGGAAATGTCCCAAAAGGGGATGTGCTGGCAACTGCAAGATTGGCGGGGATTATGGCAGCCAAGCAAACAGCCGCTTTAATTCCTCTGTGTCATCCATTGCCTTTGCAAAAAATCGCAGTCGAAATTACACCCGATCCGCATCTACCCGGTTATCAAATTCAAGCCACAGTCAAAACTAAAGCTGAAACTGGTGTAGAGATGGAAGCCTTAACTGCCGTTTCTGTGGCTGCACTGACTTTATACGATATGGCAAAAGCCTTAGAGAAGTCGATTCAAATTGAATCGATTCGTTTAATAAGTAAGAGTGGCGGGAAATCAGGAGATTATTCCCTGTTAGAGCAATAA
- a CDS encoding MFS transporter produces MKAFNTFDTELRRNLLVLFTAGLLFWSSLSALLPTLPLYIDDVGASKQEIGIVMGSFAIGLLLSRPTLGRLADERDRKIVLLIGTIVAAIAPFGYLATQSIGLLILVRIFHGISVAAFTTGYSALIADLAPTETRGEIIGYMTLATPLGLAIGPALGGYLEATSGYGILFLFSAELGFVALLGIVQVTKEPVPTQEQTKTEDRNFWQILSSPQVKVPTIVMLLVGLSLGAVHTFVSLFLKSSQVDFNGGLFFTASAISSFSIRVFAGKASDRFGRGLFITFGIFFYVLASILLWQAHSAMFFLLAAIAEGAGGGTLISMMITLMADRSLPQERGQVFALCVAGLDLGIAIAAPVLGSIAELVGYRDMFGYGAAIASVALVIFLTQSSKDLSNSLRFALGLAPDAYALKNLKVRSKEL; encoded by the coding sequence TTGAAAGCATTTAATACTTTTGATACCGAACTACGGCGCAACCTGCTTGTTTTATTTACAGCAGGTTTATTATTCTGGTCGAGTTTGTCTGCACTCTTACCAACCTTACCGCTTTACATCGATGATGTGGGCGCAAGTAAGCAAGAAATTGGGATTGTAATGGGTAGTTTCGCCATTGGCTTATTGTTATCTCGCCCGACGCTGGGACGATTAGCCGATGAACGCGATCGCAAAATTGTCTTGCTGATTGGTACGATAGTAGCTGCGATCGCACCCTTTGGTTACTTGGCAACCCAATCAATTGGGCTATTAATCCTGGTGCGAATTTTTCACGGCATTAGCGTTGCTGCTTTTACCACTGGCTACAGTGCCTTAATCGCAGATTTAGCCCCCACAGAAACTCGTGGTGAAATCATTGGTTACATGACTCTGGCAACTCCCCTTGGTTTGGCAATTGGCCCTGCCTTGGGTGGGTATTTAGAAGCTACAAGTGGCTACGGGATATTATTTCTCTTCTCTGCCGAATTGGGTTTTGTCGCTCTTTTGGGGATTGTACAAGTTACTAAGGAGCCAGTGCCGACACAAGAGCAAACTAAGACTGAGGATCGCAATTTTTGGCAAATTTTGAGCAGCCCACAGGTGAAAGTTCCAACTATAGTTATGTTGCTGGTTGGTTTGTCTCTCGGTGCTGTACATACCTTTGTGTCATTGTTCCTCAAATCCAGTCAGGTAGACTTCAACGGCGGACTGTTTTTTACAGCTTCGGCAATTTCTAGTTTTAGTATCAGGGTGTTTGCTGGTAAGGCAAGCGATCGCTTTGGTCGTGGTTTATTTATCACCTTTGGTATTTTTTTCTACGTTCTAGCGTCAATACTGCTATGGCAGGCTCATAGTGCGATGTTTTTCTTATTGGCTGCGATCGCTGAAGGTGCTGGTGGTGGTACACTCATTTCCATGATGATTACTCTGATGGCAGACCGCTCGCTGCCGCAAGAACGGGGGCAAGTTTTTGCTCTATGCGTAGCTGGACTTGACCTGGGAATTGCGATCGCTGCTCCTGTTTTGGGTAGCATCGCAGAACTTGTAGGCTACCGCGATATGTTTGGCTATGGTGCTGCGATCGCTTCTGTTGCACTGGTTATCTTCCTCACCCAATCGAGCAAAGATTTATCCAACTCCCTGCGCTTTGCACTAGGTCTGGCTCCAGATGCTTATGCTTTGAAAAACTTAAAAGTCAGGAGTAAGGAACTTTAA
- a CDS encoding glycosyltransferase family 2 protein, translating into MRSGLVDQGLSDENGTISVIVPDVSVVVPIHDEVESLPLLLEAIASTLSSSQVNYEIICVDDGSTDGSGDFLKKEAQIRTDLKAVILRRNYGQTAAMAAGFHYAVGKAIVTLDADLQNDPADIPMLLAKLDEGYDLVSGWRQNRQDGAVNRLLPSKIANWLIRRTTSVNIHDYGCSLKAYRAELLADMNLYGELHRFLPALAYIEGARITEIPVRHHARRFGHSKYGIWRTFRVLMDLLTILFMKKFLTRPMHVFGLLGLISMFSGTAIGIYLTFVKLALGEMIGNRPLLSLAVLLLVTGVQLFCFGLLAELLMRTYHESQGRPIYRVREVVAKNVK; encoded by the coding sequence ATGAGGAGTGGGTTGGTCGATCAGGGATTGAGTGACGAGAATGGGACTATTTCCGTAATTGTCCCAGATGTTTCGGTGGTAGTGCCGATACATGACGAAGTGGAAAGTTTGCCACTTTTACTAGAAGCGATCGCATCTACTTTATCTTCTAGTCAGGTAAATTATGAAATCATCTGTGTGGATGATGGTTCTACAGATGGTTCTGGGGATTTTCTGAAAAAAGAGGCGCAAATCCGCACTGATTTAAAGGCGGTGATTTTGCGTCGCAATTACGGACAAACTGCGGCGATGGCTGCTGGGTTTCATTATGCAGTCGGTAAAGCGATTGTCACTTTAGATGCCGATCTCCAGAACGATCCGGCTGATATCCCCATGTTATTAGCAAAGCTGGATGAGGGTTACGATTTAGTGAGTGGTTGGCGGCAAAATCGCCAAGATGGTGCTGTAAATCGGTTACTTCCTTCCAAAATTGCCAACTGGCTAATTCGCCGCACCACTAGCGTGAATATTCATGATTATGGCTGTTCGCTGAAAGCCTATCGTGCAGAACTGCTAGCAGATATGAATCTCTACGGCGAACTACACCGATTTTTACCCGCTCTGGCATACATTGAAGGAGCTAGAATTACTGAAATACCCGTGCGTCATCACGCCCGTCGCTTTGGTCATAGTAAATATGGAATTTGGCGGACATTCCGGGTATTGATGGATTTGTTAACCATTCTGTTTATGAAAAAATTCCTCACCCGTCCGATGCACGTTTTTGGACTGTTGGGCTTGATTTCAATGTTTTCGGGCACTGCGATCGGAATTTACTTGACTTTCGTCAAATTAGCTTTAGGTGAGATGATTGGCAATCGCCCCTTGCTAAGTTTAGCAGTTCTGCTGCTAGTAACGGGAGTGCAGTTGTTTTGCTTCGGTCTTTTAGCAGAATTACTCATGCGTACATACCATGAATCCCAAGGGCGGCCTATCTATCGGGTGCGAGAAGTAGTAGCAAAAAATGTTAAGTAA
- a CDS encoding C40 family peptidase — translation MSFNLKSKIQNPKSGEYQCLADLNLYDSPECTRLATQSASGRHLWVTSNHQNLAVEVYLCEDDYPGWVSVSDFDSLQSATVPYQAATFSESEIKKLLAEIIAFTQNAMQQSNYYLWGGTVGPNYDCSGLMQAAFASVGIWLPRDAYQQEGFTQPITIAELAVGDLVFFGTSQKATHVGLYLADGYYIHSSGKEQGRNGIGIDILSEQGDAVSQSYYQQLRGAGRVFQSYEPRRRKGREEI, via the coding sequence ATGTCCTTTAATCTAAAATCCAAAATCCAAAATCCAAAATCAGGGGAGTATCAGTGTTTAGCTGACCTGAATTTATATGATTCTCCTGAATGTACGCGTTTAGCAACTCAATCTGCATCTGGAAGACATTTGTGGGTAACATCAAATCATCAAAATTTAGCGGTCGAGGTGTATTTATGTGAAGATGACTATCCGGGATGGGTATCTGTTTCAGATTTTGATTCATTACAATCTGCTACTGTACCTTATCAGGCTGCAACATTTTCTGAATCGGAGATTAAAAAACTCCTAGCAGAAATTATCGCCTTTACCCAAAATGCGATGCAACAATCAAATTATTACCTTTGGGGTGGTACGGTTGGGCCAAATTATGACTGTTCTGGGTTAATGCAGGCGGCGTTTGCTTCGGTGGGTATTTGGCTACCTAGAGATGCCTATCAACAGGAAGGATTCACTCAACCAATTACAATTGCAGAATTAGCAGTTGGGGATCTGGTATTTTTTGGAACTAGCCAAAAAGCCACCCATGTCGGGCTTTATTTGGCCGATGGTTATTATATCCATAGTTCTGGTAAAGAGCAGGGGCGGAATGGGATCGGCATTGATATTCTCTCGGAACAGGGAGATGCGGTTAGTCAGTCGTACTATCAGCAGCTGCGAGGGGCTGGGAGAGTTTTTCAGAGTTACGAACCACGAAGACGCAAAGGGCGCGAAGAAATATGA
- a CDS encoding serine hydrolase, with protein sequence MIFFNKDEQLENLGNGILDATWAAFPTLARNQIALTWVVYDPPVRVNTGGALTPNAFWDHPVRGFTYRGVERIYPASVVKLFYLVAVNEWLEKGMSQTSKELERALRDMIVDSSNDATSLVVDILSGTTSGPQLPTGPFETWKYQRNIVNRYYQSLGWEEMETINVCQKTWSDGPYGRERAFVGELLENRNMLTTNAIARLLHSIVGGVAVSSARSQTMMALLKRPLNDLPTDREEDQVAGFLGGGLPKNAQIWSKAGWTSQVHHDAAYIELPEQRPYLLVVFTEGKAQAKSRDILPFVSKLVSEAIASL encoded by the coding sequence ATGATTTTTTTTAATAAAGACGAACAACTCGAAAATCTTGGTAATGGCATTTTAGATGCAACTTGGGCAGCATTTCCGACCTTAGCACGTAACCAAATTGCCTTGACTTGGGTTGTTTACGATCCCCCAGTGCGAGTAAATACTGGTGGGGCGCTGACTCCCAACGCTTTTTGGGATCACCCAGTTCGTGGTTTCACTTATCGGGGTGTTGAGCGGATTTATCCCGCCAGTGTAGTCAAGCTATTTTACTTGGTGGCGGTAAATGAATGGCTAGAAAAAGGCATGAGTCAAACCTCCAAGGAGTTGGAGCGAGCTTTGCGGGATATGATTGTCGATTCTAGTAACGATGCTACCAGCTTGGTTGTGGATATTTTGAGTGGCACCACATCAGGGCCACAATTGCCAACCGGGCCCTTTGAAACCTGGAAATATCAGCGTAATATTGTTAACCGCTATTACCAATCTTTGGGTTGGGAAGAAATGGAGACGATTAACGTCTGTCAAAAAACTTGGAGTGATGGCCCTTATGGGCGGGAACGGGCGTTTGTGGGGGAGTTACTAGAAAATCGCAATATGTTAACCACAAATGCGATCGCTAGGTTACTGCATAGTATTGTAGGTGGGGTGGCGGTTTCAAGTGCGCGATCGCAAACAATGATGGCTTTACTGAAGCGTCCTCTCAACGATTTGCCCACTGACAGAGAGGAAGATCAGGTAGCAGGTTTTTTAGGCGGTGGACTCCCTAAAAATGCTCAAATTTGGTCAAAGGCAGGTTGGACAAGTCAAGTTCACCATGATGCCGCGTATATTGAATTACCAGAACAGCGCCCTTACCTCTTAGTGGTATTTACTGAAGGTAAAGCCCAAGCTAAGAGTCGGGATATTTTACCCTTTGTTTCTAAACTAGTTTCCGAAGCGATCGCTAGTCTATAA
- a CDS encoding purple acid phosphatase family protein produces MTSAPQLLTDPFLQLPTETSVRVVWFTEFAGVNHTVTYGENLKLSVKADTTKLTRTREDQESRVGNQTKDGEVYQKPVQRDIWRHEAEVTGLTADVRVNYRVRSVREDNESASSNVFSLAATPKPDTPLKILLTSDHQLKPMTAANLQKVVETIGRVDGVWFAGDLVNVSDRASEWFDDNSGGALFPGLQGRAKYKMTHDGVKTTYTGGQIIQNAPMFTCIGNHEVMGRFARAGSLDGEFDDTIPRSVAQKIYRDKSLIDNSFNTNTYEEIFSLPKSKEGGKRYYAVTFGDTRLVVLYATNMWRTPSLNGKRKGRYLEAENDLNNPEDWGYGQVIYEPIAKGSKQYNWLESELNSPEFQQAKYKVVMFHHPPHTLGDNIVPAYTDPVQIIELDGNNIKAVRYEYPKDADYIIRDVVPLLEAANVQLVFYGHSHLWNRFISPSGMHFLETSNVGNSYGAAWGDRKREVPIGYQEDYVKLGDPNGLEPIVPTIAPLLGEDGKRMPYIASNDITVFSIFDTGTGTISSYRFDTRKPDSEVLKFDEFKLK; encoded by the coding sequence ATGACATCAGCACCCCAACTACTCACCGACCCATTTTTGCAACTGCCAACTGAAACCTCAGTGCGAGTAGTTTGGTTTACTGAGTTTGCTGGTGTTAATCACACCGTAACCTACGGTGAAAATCTCAAACTAAGTGTTAAGGCAGATACTACCAAACTTACTCGCACGCGTGAAGACCAAGAATCAAGAGTTGGAAACCAAACCAAAGACGGCGAAGTTTATCAAAAACCCGTCCAGCGTGACATTTGGCGACATGAAGCTGAGGTAACGGGGTTAACTGCTGATGTGCGGGTAAATTATCGTGTTAGGAGTGTGCGAGAAGATAACGAAAGTGCTAGTAGTAATGTTTTTAGCCTCGCAGCTACTCCCAAACCAGATACACCATTAAAAATTTTACTCACCTCAGATCATCAATTAAAGCCAATGACAGCAGCAAATCTGCAAAAGGTGGTAGAAACTATTGGACGAGTCGATGGAGTCTGGTTTGCTGGCGATTTGGTCAATGTTAGCGATCGCGCCTCAGAATGGTTTGATGATAATAGTGGTGGTGCGTTGTTTCCTGGTTTACAAGGTCGTGCTAAATATAAGATGACGCACGACGGTGTTAAAACAACCTACACTGGCGGACAAATAATTCAAAATGCACCCATGTTTACTTGCATTGGTAATCATGAGGTGATGGGACGCTTTGCTAGGGCGGGAAGTTTAGATGGTGAATTTGATGATACAATCCCTCGTTCAGTTGCTCAAAAAATCTATCGAGACAAATCTTTAATCGATAATTCTTTTAATACTAATACCTACGAAGAGATTTTTTCTTTACCCAAAAGTAAAGAGGGTGGAAAAAGGTATTATGCAGTTACCTTTGGTGATACGCGTTTGGTGGTACTGTATGCTACGAATATGTGGCGGACTCCTAGCTTAAATGGAAAGCGTAAGGGGAGATATCTCGAAGCCGAAAATGATTTAAATAATCCTGAAGATTGGGGTTATGGACAGGTAATTTATGAGCCAATTGCTAAAGGTAGCAAGCAGTATAATTGGCTAGAGTCGGAACTTAACAGCCCTGAGTTTCAACAAGCAAAATACAAAGTTGTGATGTTCCATCACCCACCCCATACTTTGGGTGATAATATAGTTCCTGCTTATACAGATCCAGTTCAAATAATTGAACTGGATGGGAATAATATTAAAGCTGTGCGTTACGAATATCCAAAAGATGCAGATTATATTATCCGCGATGTTGTGCCTTTATTAGAAGCGGCTAATGTGCAATTAGTATTTTATGGGCATTCTCATTTGTGGAACCGCTTTATTAGTCCCAGTGGAATGCACTTTCTGGAAACATCTAATGTAGGTAATAGTTACGGCGCTGCTTGGGGTGATAGAAAGCGAGAAGTTCCAATTGGATATCAAGAGGATTATGTTAAGCTTGGCGATCCCAATGGGTTAGAACCGATAGTGCCAACAATTGCCCCCTTGCTGGGTGAAGATGGTAAGCGGATGCCTTATATTGCGAGTAATGATATTACGGTTTTTAGTATCTTTGATACGGGGACAGGTACGATAAGTAGTTATCGTTTTGATACTCGCAAGCCTGATTCGGAAGTCTTGAAGTTTGACGAATTTAAGTTGAAATAG
- a CDS encoding alpha/beta fold hydrolase — MLQFQPSGFGHKLIHTSLGAMVYYTQTNAPWTNADAEDLPPLLFLHNFGGGASAYEWSKVYPAFASNYRILAPDLIGWGESAHPVRDYKIRDYLSTIAEFIIETCRQPVTVVASSLTAAFAIRLAIVQPNLFKTLFLVSPSGFDDFGQGAGRRLPLSVINAPLLDNFIYILGAENEIAVRNFLQSFLFAKSQRVSQEMVEAYLTSAQQPNGKFAALAFLRGDLYFDLSLYIQQLTIPTVMLWGEKAQFTNIKLGRRLANLNPNAIRDFYAIADAGILPHLEMPEVVIGLLQQYLR; from the coding sequence ATGCTTCAGTTTCAACCTTCTGGCTTTGGACATAAACTTATCCATACATCATTAGGGGCAATGGTTTACTATACCCAAACCAATGCACCTTGGACGAACGCTGATGCTGAAGATTTACCTCCACTCTTGTTTCTTCATAACTTTGGTGGTGGGGCATCTGCTTATGAATGGTCTAAAGTTTACCCAGCTTTTGCCTCTAATTACCGGATTTTAGCCCCCGATTTAATCGGCTGGGGAGAATCGGCTCATCCTGTCCGGGATTATAAAATTAGGGATTATCTTAGCACGATCGCAGAGTTTATCATCGAAACTTGTCGCCAGCCGGTGACTGTGGTAGCCTCATCATTAACAGCCGCTTTTGCTATCCGCCTAGCTATTGTTCAACCCAATTTATTCAAAACACTGTTTTTGGTGTCTCCCTCTGGATTTGATGATTTTGGGCAAGGTGCTGGACGCAGACTTCCGCTTTCGGTAATCAATGCGCCTCTGTTGGACAATTTTATTTATATCCTTGGTGCTGAAAATGAAATTGCAGTAAGAAATTTTTTACAAAGTTTTCTGTTTGCTAAGTCGCAACGAGTATCCCAAGAAATGGTAGAGGCTTATTTAACCTCTGCACAACAGCCTAATGGCAAGTTTGCCGCTTTAGCATTTTTACGGGGCGATCTTTACTTCGATCTGAGTTTATATATTCAACAATTGACAATTCCCACTGTGATGTTGTGGGGAGAAAAGGCGCAATTTACCAACATCAAATTAGGACGACGCTTGGCAAATTTAAATCCAAATGCAATTCGAGATTTTTATGCGATCGCAGATGCAGGAATATTACCTCATTTAGAAATGCCAGAAGTTGTCATTGGCCTATTGCAACAATATCTTAGGTAA
- a CDS encoding zinc-dependent metalloprotease, whose protein sequence is MKYWISKLAIFIVLLYNLFLSSDYAAANQLSNDVQQVNALPVVENLVSTDNNLAKNRKQDFCRLNKVVKGIDKLEGLFTLYCTDNSGKIYLEIKPEQLNKDYLAIVTLESGIGERGIYSGLPLSDFLFYFQRVNNRLHFVVRNVKFRAESKPEKRSLARSFSDSVLYSLEIANIDPQNENILINLDELLMQDFPGLTPFLKSSLQADYRLDGRKSYFGEINSFPENVEIDSIYGFSSLEGSNLVTIPDSRSLTLKVHYSFSQLRENNGYIPRLADDRVGYFITAFQDLSNNNPHESFVRYINRWHLEPSNPNAALSPPKKPIVYWIENAVPLEYRDAIREGILMWNKAFEKAGFQNAIEVQQMPDDADWQPADVHYNTIRWFNSLDEGFARGPMRVNPFTGEILDADIIVDANMVRSIQQEYHALMEVNSSLADKKSCRVFWRRQNADAKNYLLPNSEFCYSMESSNQAQMGALALSILPNITPISETMKEYVHQYLRSLIAHEVGHTLGLRHNFHGSTMLTPEELNNTEITHTKGLVGSVMDYLPVNIAPQGVQQGDYFPGVVGPYDEWAIEYGYKKSPSVEIEGIIPESEKSFLEQIALASPQPELSYATDEDIWDINPLANVWDMSSDVLLYSQWQMDNARVMWERLDKGYLSKGEKYSNLRVSFNRVFKYYFRNATLLSKYIGGQSFRRLHTSDDASWTFVPVSLLKQRQALTKLQEYVFAEDAFSFSPQLLNQLAPPHWEHWGSSVPNNRLDYPIHENILKFQSAVLRSLLDSDRLNRLQDIELKTLPGQALSIPELFNTLQTGIWTEVLTPGEPKPISSVRRSLQREYLNILLEMMLGTTNTPEDGRTLAWYELRQLQKAIDVRLKQLTESLDIYTLAHLEASGDRINKALNAQLLSK, encoded by the coding sequence ATGAAATACTGGATAAGTAAATTAGCAATCTTTATAGTATTACTGTATAACTTGTTTCTCTCAAGTGATTACGCAGCAGCAAACCAACTTTCAAATGATGTGCAGCAAGTAAATGCACTCCCAGTAGTTGAAAACTTAGTAAGTACTGATAATAATCTTGCTAAGAATAGAAAGCAAGATTTTTGCCGACTTAATAAGGTTGTCAAAGGGATAGATAAACTAGAAGGACTCTTCACACTTTATTGCACGGATAATTCGGGCAAAATTTACTTAGAAATCAAACCAGAGCAGCTAAATAAAGATTACCTAGCTATAGTAACATTAGAATCAGGCATTGGGGAAAGGGGAATTTATAGTGGATTACCTCTCTCTGATTTTCTCTTCTACTTCCAACGAGTAAATAATAGATTACATTTTGTTGTGCGGAATGTTAAATTCCGTGCAGAAAGTAAACCAGAAAAGCGATCGCTTGCTCGTTCGTTTAGCGACTCAGTTCTTTATTCACTCGAAATAGCTAATATCGATCCACAGAATGAAAATATTCTGATAAATCTGGATGAACTGCTAATGCAGGATTTTCCAGGATTAACCCCCTTCTTAAAATCCTCTTTGCAAGCTGATTACCGCTTGGATGGACGCAAGTCATATTTTGGTGAAATTAACAGCTTCCCAGAAAATGTAGAAATTGATTCTATTTATGGTTTTTCATCATTAGAAGGATCAAATTTAGTCACAATACCCGATAGTAGGTCCCTGACTCTGAAGGTACACTATAGTTTTTCTCAGCTTAGAGAAAACAATGGTTATATTCCCAGACTGGCCGACGATCGAGTGGGATATTTTATTACTGCTTTCCAAGACTTATCTAATAATAATCCTCACGAATCATTTGTCCGTTACATTAATCGCTGGCATCTAGAACCATCTAACCCTAATGCTGCTTTATCTCCACCCAAAAAGCCAATTGTCTATTGGATTGAAAATGCTGTGCCACTAGAGTACCGCGATGCAATTCGTGAAGGCATTTTGATGTGGAACAAAGCATTTGAAAAAGCCGGATTTCAAAATGCCATTGAAGTGCAGCAAATGCCAGATGATGCTGATTGGCAACCCGCAGATGTACATTACAATACTATTCGCTGGTTCAACTCTTTGGATGAAGGTTTTGCTAGAGGGCCGATGCGCGTTAACCCATTCACTGGGGAAATATTGGATGCAGATATTATTGTGGATGCCAATATGGTGCGTTCAATTCAGCAAGAATATCATGCATTGATGGAAGTAAATTCATCTTTAGCGGACAAAAAATCATGTCGAGTATTCTGGCGAAGACAGAATGCAGATGCTAAGAATTATCTTCTGCCAAACTCTGAGTTCTGCTATAGTATGGAATCTTCAAATCAAGCCCAGATGGGGGCGCTGGCGTTGTCAATTTTGCCAAATATTACACCCATCAGTGAAACAATGAAAGAGTATGTGCATCAATATTTGCGTTCTCTGATTGCTCACGAAGTTGGGCATACTCTTGGGTTGCGCCACAATTTTCACGGCAGCACGATGTTAACGCCTGAAGAATTAAATAATACTGAAATCACTCACACCAAAGGTTTAGTGGGTTCGGTGATGGACTATCTACCTGTGAATATAGCACCACAGGGAGTACAGCAAGGTGACTATTTCCCAGGAGTTGTTGGGCCTTATGACGAATGGGCAATTGAGTATGGTTATAAAAAAAGCCCATCAGTAGAAATTGAGGGAATCATTCCAGAATCAGAAAAAAGTTTTTTAGAGCAGATTGCACTGGCATCGCCTCAACCAGAATTATCTTACGCAACTGATGAAGATATTTGGGACATTAATCCTTTAGCAAATGTCTGGGATATGAGTAGTGATGTGCTACTTTATTCGCAGTGGCAAATGGATAATGCCCGCGTGATGTGGGAGCGTCTTGACAAGGGTTATCTATCGAAAGGAGAAAAATATAGTAACCTGCGCGTCTCATTCAATAGAGTTTTTAAATATTATTTTCGGAACGCCACCTTGCTTTCTAAATACATTGGTGGACAATCGTTTCGCCGCCTCCATACTAGTGATGATGCTTCTTGGACATTTGTACCAGTTTCACTTTTAAAACAACGTCAGGCATTGACTAAGTTGCAAGAGTATGTATTTGCTGAGGATGCTTTCAGTTTTTCACCACAATTGCTCAATCAACTAGCACCACCGCACTGGGAACACTGGGGTAGTTCTGTACCTAATAACCGCCTTGATTATCCGATTCACGAAAATATTTTGAAGTTTCAAAGTGCGGTGCTGCGATCGCTATTAGACAGCGATCGCCTGAATCGTTTACAAGATATAGAATTAAAAACGCTGCCTGGGCAAGCACTTTCTATCCCAGAACTGTTTAACACTCTGCAAACAGGCATCTGGACAGAAGTTTTAACCCCAGGAGAACCAAAGCCAATTTCTAGCGTCCGCCGTTCGCTGCAACGGGAATATTTGAATATTCTGCTAGAGATGATGTTGGGTACTACTAATACACCTGAAGATGGACGGACATTGGCTTGGTATGAATTGCGTCAACTGCAAAAAGCCATTGATGTCAGACTTAAGCAACTTACTGAAAGCCTTGATATTTACACCTTAGCCCACTTAGAAGCTTCTGGCGATCGCATTAATAAAGCATTAAACGCGCAGTTACTCTCTAAGTAG